A genomic region of Bosea sp. 124 contains the following coding sequences:
- a CDS encoding ferritin-like domain-containing protein — translation MATTAKPLDELFHDMLKDVYYAEKQILKALPKMAKAAKSAELKKAFETHRAETEGHVERLGEVFELIGKAPRAKTCDAILGILEEGKAVIEDYADSPALDAGLVASAQAVEHYEIARYGTLKAWAAQLGHKDAVKLLDETLAEETKTDKALTQLGGPANSAAVAKAA, via the coding sequence ATGGCGACGACCGCAAAGCCCCTCGACGAGCTGTTCCACGACATGCTCAAGGACGTCTACTACGCCGAGAAGCAGATCTTGAAAGCGCTGCCCAAAATGGCGAAGGCCGCGAAGTCCGCCGAGCTGAAAAAGGCCTTCGAAACGCACCGAGCTGAGACCGAGGGCCATGTCGAGCGGCTCGGCGAGGTCTTCGAACTGATCGGCAAGGCCCCCCGAGCCAAGACCTGCGATGCGATCCTCGGCATCCTCGAAGAAGGCAAGGCCGTCATCGAGGACTATGCCGACAGCCCTGCGCTGGATGCCGGTCTCGTGGCTTCGGCACAAGCCGTCGAACACTATGAGATCGCTCGTTACGGCACCCTGAAGGCGTGGGCCGCGCAACTCGGCCACAAGGATGCCGTCAAGCTCCTCGACGAGACGCTGGCCGAGGAGACCAAGACCGACAAGGCGCTGACCCAGCTCGGCGGACCCGCCAATTCGGCCGCCGTTGCCAAGGCCGCCTAA
- a CDS encoding exodeoxyribonuclease III yields MSGSPVSAPPAAVSIATFNVNNVNRRLSNLLGWLAARKPDVVCLQELKSSDDAFPADALENAGYGAVWRGQRTWNGVAILARGSTPIVTRTSLPGDADDMQARYIEAAVNGILIASIYVPNGNPQPGPKFAYKLAWFDRLRAHAATLLAAKVPVVMAGDYNVVPTDLDIYRTTSWVDDALLHPKSRHAFHSLVSQGWTDALREIHPGAQVFTFWHYMRQRWKRNAGLRLDHLLLSPEVARRLQDASVDRSIRGLDGASDHAPVWITLGNEVRTKGSTRRSAREAGPAGHRLPGQVRG; encoded by the coding sequence GTGAGTGGATCACCCGTCAGTGCGCCGCCGGCAGCCGTTTCGATCGCCACATTCAACGTCAATAACGTGAACAGGCGATTGTCGAACCTCTTGGGCTGGCTCGCAGCGCGAAAGCCCGACGTCGTCTGCCTGCAGGAACTGAAATCATCAGACGACGCCTTCCCTGCAGACGCGCTGGAGAATGCCGGCTACGGCGCCGTATGGAGGGGGCAGAGAACCTGGAATGGTGTCGCGATCCTGGCGCGCGGGAGCACACCGATCGTAACTCGGACCAGCCTTCCGGGCGACGCCGATGACATGCAGGCGCGATATATCGAGGCCGCCGTCAACGGCATCCTGATTGCGTCGATTTACGTGCCCAATGGCAATCCCCAACCCGGCCCCAAATTCGCCTACAAACTCGCGTGGTTCGATCGGCTACGGGCCCATGCGGCCACGCTGCTGGCTGCAAAAGTGCCCGTGGTCATGGCGGGAGATTATAACGTCGTGCCGACCGACCTGGACATCTACCGCACGACCTCTTGGGTAGACGACGCTTTGCTTCACCCCAAAAGCCGGCATGCCTTTCACAGCCTCGTTTCGCAGGGCTGGACCGATGCCTTGCGCGAAATTCATCCGGGCGCGCAGGTCTTCACGTTTTGGCATTACATGCGCCAGAGATGGAAGAGAAATGCCGGCCTGCGGCTCGACCACCTGCTGCTCAGTCCCGAGGTCGCACGCAGGCTGCAGGACGCAAGCGTCGATCGTTCGATCCGTGGCCTCGACGGGGCCAGCGACCACGCGCCCGTGTGGATCACGCTCGGCAACGAGGTTCGGACAAAAGGGTCGACCCGTCGAAGCGCGCGAGAGGCTGGCCCGGCAGGACATCGCCTGCCGGGCCAGGTTCGTGGTTAG